The following proteins are co-located in the Paludibaculum fermentans genome:
- a CDS encoding Dyp-type peroxidase: MDTPSELNEVVLPQPVVGPLTRAAIFLVVCIRQDEAAYTDLRAFCADLSGLIRAVEFRDIEAGLTCIAGFGSDAWDKLFGAPRPAELHPFREIRSGTRHAVSTPGDILFHIRAKRMDLCFELAMQIMDRIGDVVSVADEVHGFRYFDDRDVLGFVDGTENPRADAAREAAIVGSEDPSFSGGSYVIVQKYLHDMKAWNALPVEVQERIIGRRKLSDVELSDAEKPTNAHNALTNIEENGRQLQILRDNMPFGRPGQGEFGTYFIGYSRTPRPTELMLENMFVGRPPGNYDRLLDVSRAVTGSLFFVPTASFLDNVTDGTPLVEESAEAPATGPTPPAPLPEPSAPRDSSLGIGSLKGVKDE; encoded by the coding sequence ATGGACACTCCCAGCGAACTGAACGAGGTCGTTCTCCCACAGCCTGTGGTGGGTCCGCTGACGCGGGCGGCGATTTTCCTGGTGGTGTGCATCCGCCAGGACGAGGCCGCCTATACGGACTTGCGCGCCTTCTGCGCGGACCTCTCCGGGCTGATTCGCGCAGTGGAGTTTCGCGACATAGAAGCGGGCCTGACCTGCATCGCCGGATTCGGCTCCGATGCCTGGGACAAGCTCTTTGGGGCGCCTCGTCCCGCCGAACTTCATCCGTTCCGGGAGATTCGCTCCGGTACCCGCCACGCCGTCTCTACTCCGGGCGACATTCTGTTTCACATTCGCGCCAAACGGATGGACCTGTGCTTCGAATTGGCCATGCAGATCATGGACCGGATCGGGGACGTGGTGTCTGTGGCCGACGAGGTGCACGGCTTCCGCTATTTCGACGATCGAGACGTGCTTGGCTTCGTCGACGGCACCGAGAATCCGCGTGCGGATGCGGCGCGCGAAGCAGCCATCGTCGGCAGCGAGGATCCCTCCTTTTCGGGAGGCAGCTACGTCATAGTGCAGAAGTATCTTCACGACATGAAGGCGTGGAATGCGCTGCCGGTCGAGGTGCAGGAACGCATCATCGGCCGCCGCAAGCTCTCCGATGTGGAACTGAGCGACGCCGAGAAGCCGACAAACGCGCACAACGCGCTCACCAATATTGAAGAAAACGGACGACAGCTCCAGATTCTGCGGGACAACATGCCGTTCGGGCGTCCTGGACAGGGCGAATTCGGAACGTACTTCATCGGCTACAGCCGGACACCGCGGCCCACTGAGCTCATGCTGGAGAACATGTTCGTCGGCCGGCCGCCGGGCAACTACGACCGGCTGCTCGACGTTAGCCGCGCCGTGACGGGCAGCCTGTTCTTCGTGCCGACGGCGTCTTTTCTGGATAACGTCACTGACGGCACGCCGCTGGTGGAGGAAAGCGCGGAGGCGCCGGCCACCGGCCCAACCCCGCCCGCACCTTTACCTGAGCCCAGCGCGCCGCGCGATTCATCACTAGGAATAGGATCTCTGAAGGGAGTGAAGGATGAATAA
- a CDS encoding HAD family hydrolase — MLSCPQVFENLHVAPGLAFLFDMDGVIVESTVLHTRAWELYLSRLGIDSKGIMARMLGKRNDQIVHDIFGPDLPEHEVFRHGADKERLYREMMAPVLQSQLVPGVVEFARAAHALGVPCAVATNAEPLNVEFVLEGAGLAGCFQTIVDGYQVARPKPDPEVYLTAAGRLGVNPANCVVFEDSPGGMQAAQAAGAHLVGLLTTLTEAPLAGLAVPDFLDERLLPWISALEPR, encoded by the coding sequence ATGCTATCATGCCCGCAAGTGTTCGAGAATCTACACGTTGCCCCGGGTCTCGCATTCCTTTTCGATATGGACGGCGTGATCGTTGAATCCACTGTGCTGCACACGCGCGCCTGGGAACTCTATCTTTCCAGGCTCGGCATCGATTCCAAAGGAATCATGGCGCGCATGTTGGGGAAGCGGAACGACCAGATTGTCCATGACATCTTCGGACCGGATCTGCCGGAGCACGAAGTTTTCCGCCATGGCGCGGACAAAGAACGGCTCTACCGAGAGATGATGGCGCCCGTGCTGCAGTCGCAGTTGGTGCCCGGCGTGGTGGAATTCGCCCGCGCCGCGCACGCCCTGGGCGTGCCCTGCGCCGTGGCCACCAATGCCGAGCCCTTGAACGTCGAATTCGTTCTGGAAGGCGCGGGCTTGGCCGGATGCTTCCAAACGATCGTCGACGGATACCAGGTGGCCCGGCCAAAACCGGACCCCGAAGTATATCTGACGGCTGCGGGCCGGCTGGGCGTGAACCCGGCCAATTGTGTAGTGTTTGAGGATTCGCCAGGCGGCATGCAGGCGGCACAAGCCGCTGGAGCCCACCTGGTGGGCCTGCTGACGACGCTGACGGAAGCGCCGCTGGCCGGCCTGGCTGTACCCGATTTTCTAGATGAGCGGTTGTTGCCATGGATTTCAGCTCTGGAGCCTCGTTAG